GCTGCTCGGCCGGCTGCTGGCCCAGGACGTCGACGGTCGCGGTCCCGATGGCAAGGGGCCGCAGCTGCGCCAGCAGGTGGCCCGCGACCGGGTGGTCTCGACCTCCGACCCCGAGATGCGCCACGGCCGCAAGAGCCGCGCCCGCAAGCTCGACGGCTACAAGCTACACCTTGTCGAAGAGCCCGGAAGCGAGCTGATCACCGCCATCGACGTCACGGCGGCCAACACCAGCGACGGCGATGTCGCCGCCGAGCTGGTCCGCCAAGCCGACCGCAACGGCGCCGCCGCCGGCGAGCTGGTCGGCGACATGGCCTACGGGGACGGGGACACCCGCGTCGAGGTCGCCACCGCCGGCGCACAGCTCACCGCCAAGGTCCCCCCGGCCCACAACCACGGCCGCTTCACCAAGCAGGACTTCACCATCGACCCGTACCTGCCCTCGGCGACCTGCCCAGCCGGGCACACCACCACCAGGCTGATCGGCAACGGCCGCGACCGCCACGGCCGGCAGGCCTTCGCGCTGGTGTTCCCCGCGGGCACCTGCGGGGCCTGCCCGCTGCGCCAGCGCTGCGTCGCCGGCAGCGGGCCACGGTCGGTCGCGCTGCACCACCATGAAGCCCTGCTCCAGCAGGCCCGGGCTGCCCAGCAGCACCCCACGGTCAAACGCAAGCTGCGCCGACGCCCGATCATCGAACGCAAGATCGACCACTGCAAGGACGCCGGGGCGGGCAAGGCCCGCTACCGGGGCCGCCGCAAGGTGCTGTTGCAGGCCCGCCTGGCCGCCGTGGTGGTCAACCTCAAACGCCTGGCCGTCCTGGACGCCCTCGACACCGTAGATGGCCTGGAGGCCGCCCATGCTGCTTGACCCCAACCCCACCTTC
This portion of the Actinomycetes bacterium genome encodes:
- a CDS encoding IS1182 family transposase — translated: MDPQLSLLDAGSLLEGLVDEDSFYGKLARHGRSLVGDEEFADCYAAGWGRPSIPPSTLMLVCLLAMHDGTSDRQTAQQVRLNLGWKTALHLPIDHPGFHPTTFSVFRSRIVLHQKDEQLFRAVVARAVAAGVLPRRSLQLIDSSPILGAGAVKDTYELLRSAIGALVRAAGHHTLSKGSQRQLKRYLRQSKPSIDWQDAVARRAELGRMVGVAERLLAATSNRGECAEAVGLLGRLLAQDVDGRGPDGKGPQLRQQVARDRVVSTSDPEMRHGRKSRARKLDGYKLHLVEEPGSELITAIDVTAANTSDGDVAAELVRQADRNGAAAGELVGDMAYGDGDTRVEVATAGAQLTAKVPPAHNHGRFTKQDFTIDPYLPSATCPAGHTTTRLIGNGRDRHGRQAFALVFPAGTCGACPLRQRCVAGSGPRSVALHHHEALLQQARAAQQHPTVKRKLRRRPIIERKIDHCKDAGAGKARYRGRRKVLLQARLAAVVVNLKRLAVLDALDTVDGLEAAHAA